Proteins encoded in a region of the Clostridium beijerinckii genome:
- a CDS encoding methyl-accepting chemotaxis protein has protein sequence MTWLNNLKVGKKLTLLIICSLVGLFAVGITGYYFLQTSSKSMEVMYSERLLSSEWLSESRVNARAISADIFRIMVTTDKNENSELTKDVNTRAEEFNNYMALYKKMKLDDFEADKISKIDSNLDKYREGRKVALNLAGENKNQEAYEYYEKNVESYADAFLDDLVELGEHNRQIAEKINTQNKTNLKIATVAFLSIVIIASILIILLGILITKRITKRLNDFVIYIGSLSQGDFSVRIKEESLNDKSEFGVVSNAIDKMTKNIIELIKQLGNTSEQLVLSSEELTASAEQSADASNLVASAVTTMANGADEQFSFANSTNKVVENISNKINVASENTKSVSSLTDKAKISANAGEDAVEKAMNQMEIIEKKTSETSLIISELEEKSVKIGQILDTIQGISEQTNLLALNAAIESARAGEAGKGFSVVAEEIRKLAEQSQEATKEIAGIINDVQNKTNSAVAVMNENSKEVKTGADVVDVAGTSFKEILQMIIEISRQIHEISDSITEITVGTKESVDSVNNIKNISSNIADETQTISAAAEEQLASVEEIASSSKLLSQMSEELRSIIAKFKI, from the coding sequence ATGACGTGGCTTAATAATTTAAAGGTAGGTAAAAAATTAACTTTGCTTATAATTTGCTCTTTAGTAGGGTTATTTGCAGTTGGAATAACTGGTTACTATTTTTTACAAACGTCTAGTAAAAGCATGGAGGTTATGTATAGTGAAAGACTGCTATCTAGTGAATGGCTTAGTGAGTCTAGAGTAAATGCAAGGGCTATTTCAGCTGACATTTTTAGAATTATGGTAACTACTGATAAAAATGAAAATAGTGAGTTAACAAAAGATGTAAATACTCGTGCTGAAGAATTTAACAACTATATGGCTCTTTATAAAAAAATGAAATTAGATGATTTTGAGGCTGATAAGATCAGTAAGATTGATAGTAATTTAGATAAATATAGGGAAGGAAGAAAAGTTGCACTAAACTTAGCTGGTGAAAACAAAAATCAAGAAGCTTACGAATATTACGAGAAAAACGTTGAATCATATGCTGATGCTTTCTTAGATGATTTAGTAGAACTTGGAGAACACAATAGACAAATTGCTGAAAAAATAAACACCCAAAATAAAACAAATTTAAAAATTGCAACAGTAGCATTTTTAAGTATTGTGATTATAGCTTCAATCTTAATAATTTTATTAGGAATACTAATAACAAAACGTATCACAAAGAGATTAAATGATTTTGTAATATATATAGGTTCTTTATCTCAAGGTGATTTTTCTGTAAGGATAAAAGAAGAAAGTCTTAATGATAAGAGTGAATTTGGTGTTGTAAGTAATGCGATAGATAAGATGACCAAAAACATTATTGAATTAATAAAACAATTAGGTAATACATCTGAACAATTAGTATTATCATCTGAAGAGCTTACAGCAAGTGCTGAACAATCAGCAGATGCATCAAATTTAGTTGCATCCGCAGTAACAACAATGGCAAATGGAGCAGATGAGCAATTTTCTTTTGCTAATAGCACAAACAAAGTGGTTGAAAACATATCTAATAAGATAAATGTAGCATCTGAAAATACAAAATCCGTTTCATCTTTAACAGATAAGGCGAAAATATCAGCAAATGCTGGTGAAGATGCTGTAGAGAAGGCAATGAACCAAATGGAAATAATAGAGAAAAAGACCAGTGAAACATCGCTTATTATAAGCGAGCTTGAAGAGAAATCAGTGAAAATTGGACAAATACTTGATACAATCCAAGGTATATCAGAGCAAACAAATCTTCTAGCATTAAATGCGGCAATAGAATCTGCAAGGGCTGGGGAAGCAGGGAAAGGTTTTAGTGTTGTAGCAGAAGAAATCAGAAAGTTAGCAGAACAATCACAAGAGGCAACTAAAGAAATAGCTGGAATTATTAATGATGTACAAAATAAAACAAATAGTGCAGTTGCAGTTATGAATGAAAATTCAAAAGAAGTTAAAACAGGAGCAGATGTTGTTGATGTTGCAGGAACAAGTTTTAAGGAAATCCTTCAAATGATAATAGAAATATCTAGGCAGATTCATGAAATATCAGACTCTATCACTGAAATAACTGTTGGAACCAAAGAATCTGTTGATTCGGTAAATAATATTAAAAACATAAGTAGTAATATAGCTGATGAGACTCAAACAATATCAGCAGCTGCTGAGGAACAACTAGCATCTGTTGAGGAGATAGCTTCATCTAGTAAACTTCTATCTCAAATGTCTGAAGAGTTAAGAAGTATTATAGCTAAATTTAAAATATAA
- a CDS encoding ABC-F family ATP-binding cassette domain-containing protein — protein MSILTIENMSHSFGDRILFNDVSFRLLKGEHIGLIGANGEGKSTFMKIITDQILPDKGTIEWNNKFSIGYMDQLVDLKVGINALNFLKEAFANLFNIESKINSLYIDLENMSEKNMEKSLNKIAIMQEILDKNDFYSINSKIQATAVGLGIKELLDKDVSTLSGGQRTKILLAKLLLQKPDILLLDEPTNHLDEEHIEWLKNYLINYENAFILVSHDNVFLNNVVNVVYHLEHKTLTRYEGNYDYFIKLYEIRKEQRLIEYKEQQNEIAKLEDYIRKNKVRASTSKQAKSREKKLNKIERIEIKKEIIKPHFNFKTVKMPESIIFEVSNLIIGYNRPLSKPLNLKMKRGQKIAVTGANGLGKTTLLKTLLGMLKPINGEITLSEHRKIGYFEQEIAWNSTNSVLYDVWSDFPHLTQTEVRRELARCGLTRQHIDSPINILSGGEQAKVRLCKLINEYTNVLVLDEPTNHLDTNAKNELKRALKEYEGSMILVCHEPEFYKDITTDIWDCEEWVCFNK, from the coding sequence ATGAGTATTTTAACAATTGAAAACATGAGTCATTCATTTGGGGATAGGATATTATTTAATGATGTATCTTTTAGATTATTAAAAGGAGAGCATATTGGACTTATTGGTGCTAATGGGGAAGGAAAATCGACTTTTATGAAAATCATTACGGATCAAATATTGCCAGATAAAGGTACCATTGAATGGAATAATAAATTCAGCATTGGTTATATGGATCAACTGGTTGATTTGAAAGTAGGAATTAATGCATTAAATTTCCTAAAAGAAGCATTTGCTAATTTATTTAATATAGAAAGCAAAATTAATAGTTTATATATTGATCTTGAAAATATGAGTGAGAAAAATATGGAAAAGTCTTTAAATAAAATTGCTATCATGCAAGAAATATTAGATAAAAATGATTTTTACAGCATTAATTCTAAAATACAGGCAACTGCGGTAGGTCTTGGAATTAAGGAACTTCTGGATAAAGATGTTTCAACTTTAAGTGGCGGGCAAAGAACTAAAATTTTACTTGCTAAATTACTTTTGCAAAAGCCAGATATTTTATTACTGGATGAGCCGACTAATCATTTAGATGAAGAACATATTGAATGGCTAAAAAATTACTTAATTAATTATGAAAATGCATTTATATTAGTATCACATGATAATGTTTTTTTAAATAATGTGGTAAACGTAGTTTATCATCTTGAGCACAAAACACTAACAAGATATGAAGGAAATTATGACTATTTTATTAAACTATACGAAATACGTAAAGAGCAGAGATTGATTGAATATAAGGAACAACAAAATGAAATAGCGAAGCTTGAAGATTATATAAGAAAAAATAAAGTAAGAGCCTCAACTTCAAAGCAAGCTAAATCAAGAGAAAAGAAACTTAATAAGATTGAAAGAATAGAAATAAAAAAAGAAATTATAAAACCTCATTTTAATTTTAAAACTGTAAAAATGCCAGAGAGTATAATCTTTGAAGTAAGCAACTTGATTATCGGATATAACAGACCTTTAAGCAAACCTTTAAACTTAAAAATGAAAAGAGGACAAAAAATTGCAGTAACAGGAGCTAATGGCTTAGGGAAGACAACTCTGCTAAAAACCTTACTTGGAATGCTAAAACCTATAAATGGTGAAATTACTTTAAGTGAGCATAGAAAAATAGGATATTTTGAGCAGGAAATTGCATGGAATAGCACTAATTCAGTTTTATATGATGTTTGGAGTGATTTTCCTCACCTAACTCAAACTGAGGTAAGGAGAGAATTGGCTAGGTGTGGATTAACAAGGCAGCATATAGATAGCCCTATCAATATATTAAGCGGAGGAGAGCAGGCTAAAGTCAGATTATGTAAACTTATTAATGAATATACAAATGTATTAGTGCTAGATGAACCAACAAATCACCTGGATACTAATGCTAAAAATGAATTAAAGCGTGCGTTAAAGGAATATGAAGGAAGCATGATTTTAGTATGTCATGAACCGGAATTTTATAAAGATATTACTACAGATATATGGGACTGCGAAGAATGGGTGTGCTTTAATAAATGA
- a CDS encoding CD3324 family protein: protein MKYEKAQNILPYNIIELIQKYTDGGYIYIPRKNENKKSWGENTETKRYLSVRDKEIFNKYSSGMSVKILSEQYFLTEGSIRRIIRKQKNST, encoded by the coding sequence ATGAAATATGAAAAAGCACAAAATATACTGCCATATAATATAATTGAACTAATTCAAAAATATACAGATGGTGGATATATCTATATACCAAGAAAAAATGAAAATAAAAAATCATGGGGAGAAAATACTGAGACTAAAAGATACCTTAGTGTAAGAGATAAAGAAATTTTTAATAAGTATTCATCTGGAATGTCCGTTAAAATTTTATCTGAACAGTATTTTTTAACTGAAGGTAGTATTAGAAGAATAATAAGGAAACAAAAAAATTCTACTTAA
- a CDS encoding HD-GYP domain-containing protein codes for MLFRLNEFLMAVSFALDFVEMDILGMPSNHGKRTAYISISIAKEMGLSSEELHDVAALAMLHDNGLSEYSLHEKLATKELKNAALLEGVKEHCTIGERNIKNYPLLTNVKNIIKYHHERYDGTGFFNLKGEEIPLMSQIIAIADALEKTFDLQNNNHDMQNKVCEFVRNQENVSFPSRIVKAFLKVAGDGEFWENLEKSFISIALKKEIPKHSLELSFEEIHSITNVLSKIIDSKSSYTQRHSQGLSEKVAIMSDFYNLEKEEKMKLIIAADLHDIGKLAVPNDVLDKPDKLSDEEFKIIMKHPEYTRLALQEIKGFEDITEWASNHHEKLNGKGYPRGMTEKELDFNSRLMTCLDIYQALTEERPYREGLCHKKAMEILKSMMDNGFIDSKITRDIDYVFSKLS; via the coding sequence ATGTTATTTAGGTTAAATGAGTTTTTAATGGCTGTTTCATTTGCTTTAGACTTTGTGGAGATGGATATTCTCGGGATGCCATCTAATCATGGAAAAAGAACTGCATATATTTCAATTAGTATCGCTAAGGAAATGGGGCTAAGTTCTGAAGAGCTACACGATGTAGCTGCACTTGCAATGCTTCATGACAATGGATTAAGTGAATATAGCCTGCATGAAAAATTGGCTACAAAAGAATTAAAAAATGCAGCATTATTAGAAGGTGTAAAAGAACATTGTACAATTGGCGAAAGAAATATTAAAAATTATCCATTGCTTACTAATGTGAAAAACATAATTAAGTATCATCATGAAAGGTATGATGGTACAGGATTCTTTAACTTAAAGGGAGAAGAGATTCCATTAATGTCGCAAATTATAGCAATTGCAGATGCTTTAGAAAAAACTTTTGATTTACAGAATAATAATCACGATATGCAAAATAAAGTTTGTGAATTTGTAAGAAATCAAGAAAATGTATCATTTCCTTCAAGAATTGTTAAGGCATTTTTAAAAGTTGCTGGGGATGGGGAGTTTTGGGAGAACTTAGAAAAAAGTTTTATTAGTATAGCGTTAAAAAAAGAAATTCCAAAGCATAGCTTAGAGTTATCTTTTGAAGAAATTCATAGTATAACTAATGTGTTGTCAAAAATTATTGACTCTAAATCTAGCTATACCCAAAGACATTCTCAAGGCTTATCAGAAAAGGTTGCTATTATGTCAGATTTTTATAATTTAGAGAAGGAAGAAAAGATGAAGTTAATTATTGCAGCCGATCTTCATGATATTGGTAAACTAGCAGTGCCTAATGATGTATTAGACAAGCCTGATAAACTTTCTGATGAGGAATTTAAAATTATAATGAAACATCCGGAGTATACCAGATTAGCCCTTCAAGAAATAAAAGGATTTGAGGATATTACTGAATGGGCTTCAAATCATCATGAAAAGTTAAATGGAAAAGGATATCCTCGTGGTATGACAGAAAAAGAATTAGATTTTAATTCACGCCTTATGACTTGTCTTGATATCTATCAGGCACTTACGGAGGAAAGACCATATAGAGAGGGATTATGCCACAAAAAGGCTATGGAAATACTAAAGAGTATGATGGATAATGGATTTATAGATAGTAAAATAACCAGAGATATTGATTATGTTTTTAGTAAGTTGAGTTAA
- a CDS encoding (2Fe-2S)-binding protein — MDDDKVICGCKNVKVKDIKNAIANGAKSFEEVQEKTEVGTGCGHCVENNRALVDELLGK; from the coding sequence ATGGATGATGATAAAGTAATATGCGGATGTAAAAATGTTAAAGTAAAAGACATAAAGAATGCTATTGCTAATGGCGCAAAATCATTTGAAGAAGTTCAAGAAAAAACTGAAGTTGGAACTGGCTGTGGGCATTGCGTAGAAAACAATAGGGCACTAGTTGATGAATTATTAGGAAAATAG
- a CDS encoding nitroreductase family protein codes for MNDFLKIVRERRSANKFIENIKIPREDFNDIFRELSLAPSAFNLQHAKYYVVEDKELMEKVYDASFKQYKIKTASATIIVTGDKNAYLSADKIYEGSMMLGMIDKTDYEIMLNTINSLYEGWGEEFKHDEAIRNGSLSAMLFMLLAKNKGWDTCPMIYFEKEKIGKLLNIPENEVPVLMITMGKMDKSSNKIRGYRKPPAEFVKFY; via the coding sequence ATGAATGATTTTTTAAAAATTGTAAGAGAAAGAAGATCAGCCAATAAATTTATTGAAAATATTAAAATACCTAGAGAAGATTTTAATGACATATTTAGAGAACTTTCACTTGCACCTTCTGCTTTTAATTTGCAACATGCTAAGTATTATGTTGTAGAAGATAAAGAACTTATGGAGAAAGTTTATGATGCATCATTTAAACAGTACAAAATAAAAACTGCTTCGGCAACTATAATTGTTACAGGAGATAAAAACGCATACTTATCAGCAGATAAAATTTATGAAGGCTCAATGATGCTTGGAATGATTGATAAAACTGATTATGAAATCATGCTTAATACTATTAATAGTCTTTATGAAGGCTGGGGAGAAGAATTTAAGCATGATGAAGCTATAAGAAATGGATCATTGTCAGCAATGCTATTTATGTTATTAGCTAAAAATAAAGGCTGGGATACATGCCCAATGATATATTTTGAAAAGGAGAAGATTGGTAAGTTATTAAATATACCAGAGAATGAAGTCCCAGTTTTAATGATTACTATGGGGAAGATGGACAAGAGTAGTAATAAAATTAGAGGATATAGAAAGCCTCCTGCTGAATTTGTGAAATTTTATTAA
- a CDS encoding pirin family protein produces MLRRIDSGNMGSSNLGWLRSKFHFSFAEYYNPHNIKFGVLRVINDDLVEPNTGFDTHPHRNMEIISYVVNGELTHGDSMGNKNAITRAHVQYMSAGTGVYHSEHNLGKDELRFLQIWIFPDKEDYKPNYGDYRFDWSDRQNKWLHMVSSRNGNAPIKINQDINVYSLELDKGKEINFQVNEGRQAYLVQIEGGAIINDIELNNRDGMEIVEEDILIKAKETSHILILEMKKEN; encoded by the coding sequence ATGTTAAGAAGAATTGATAGCGGAAATATGGGAAGTAGTAATTTAGGATGGTTAAGAAGCAAATTTCATTTTTCATTTGCAGAATACTATAATCCACATAATATAAAGTTTGGAGTTCTAAGGGTTATAAATGATGATTTAGTTGAACCTAACACTGGATTCGATACTCATCCACATAGAAATATGGAAATAATATCATATGTAGTTAACGGTGAGCTTACACATGGAGACAGCATGGGAAATAAGAATGCAATAACCCGTGCTCATGTTCAATATATGAGTGCTGGTACAGGAGTATATCATAGTGAGCATAATTTAGGAAAAGATGAGTTGAGATTTTTACAGATATGGATATTCCCAGATAAGGAAGATTATAAGCCTAATTATGGAGATTATAGATTTGACTGGAGCGATAGACAAAATAAATGGCTTCATATGGTTTCAAGTAGAAATGGAAATGCACCAATAAAAATAAATCAAGATATAAATGTCTATTCTTTAGAACTTGATAAAGGAAAAGAAATTAATTTTCAAGTTAATGAAGGAAGACAGGCTTATTTGGTTCAAATAGAAGGTGGCGCTATAATAAATGACATTGAATTAAATAATAGAGATGGAATGGAAATAGTTGAGGAAGATATTTTAATTAAAGCTAAAGAGACATCTCATATTTTAATTTTAGAAATGAAGAAAGAAAATTAA